In one window of Zingiber officinale cultivar Zhangliang chromosome 11A, Zo_v1.1, whole genome shotgun sequence DNA:
- the LOC122031041 gene encoding PLASMODESMATA CALLOSE-BINDING PROTEIN 3-like isoform X2 translates to MKMRVIILLGLFLSCSALLAKEAEMDVVTPITTVPVINPTITPPTTTTTPVYNPFPTISSPVTPTPITNPFSTPAMMTPSGQNWCVASQTASQTALQVALDYACGYGGADCSAIQKGGSCFDPDTLRDHASYAFNDYYQRNPVPTSCDFGGTASIVNADPSTSTCHYPSTSTSPSPVVNTTYPSPATYPSPSGSDVYGSSVPPSTEESDSASILNSVQLWISLVCLLVLLGDLSVSN, encoded by the exons ATGAAGATGCGCGTGATCATTCTACTGGGATTATTTCTCTCCTGCTCCG CACTACTTGCAAAAGAAGCAGAAATGGATGTTGTGACACCGATAACCACAGTTCCAGTGATCAATCCTACCATAACGCCCCCTACTACGACGACAACCCCTGTCTACAATCCATTTCCGACGATATCATCTCCGGTCACTCCAACGCCGATCACGAACCCGTTCTCGACACCGGCAATGATGACTCCGTCGGGGCAAAACTGGTGCGTGGCTAGCCAAACTGCGTCGCAGACGGCGCTGCAGGTGGCTCTGGACTACGCCTGTGGATATGGAGGGGCAGATTGTTCAGCGATTCAGAAAGGTGGGAGCTGCTTCGATCCTGATACCCTGCGTGACCATGCTTCCTATGCGTTCAACGATTACTACCAGAGGAATCCGGTTCCTACCAGTTGCGATTTTGGAGGAACAGCTAGCATTGTCAATGCGGATCCGA GTACTTCGACATGCCATTATCCGTCGACCAG CACGAGCCCATCGCCAGTCGTCAACACAACTTACCCTTCTCCCGCAACTTATCCTTCTCCCTCGGGATCAGACGTTTATGGATCATCTGTTCCTCCATCTACGGAAGAAAGCGACTCCGCCTCGATCTTGAACAGCGTGCAACTTTGGATATCCCTGGTGTGTCTCCTGGTGCTGCTCGGCGATTTATCTGTCAGCAACTAG
- the LOC122031041 gene encoding PLASMODESMATA CALLOSE-BINDING PROTEIN 3-like isoform X1 yields the protein MKMRVIILLGLFLSCSALLAKEAEMDVVTPITTVPVINPTITPPTTTTTPVYNPFPTISSPVTPTPITNPFSTPAMMTPSGQNWCVASQTASQTALQVALDYACGYGGADCSAIQKGGSCFDPDTLRDHASYAFNDYYQRNPVPTSCDFGGTASIVNADPSTSTCHYPSTSSTSPSPVVNTTYPSPATYPSPSGSDVYGSSVPPSTEESDSASILNSVQLWISLVCLLVLLGDLSVSN from the exons ATGAAGATGCGCGTGATCATTCTACTGGGATTATTTCTCTCCTGCTCCG CACTACTTGCAAAAGAAGCAGAAATGGATGTTGTGACACCGATAACCACAGTTCCAGTGATCAATCCTACCATAACGCCCCCTACTACGACGACAACCCCTGTCTACAATCCATTTCCGACGATATCATCTCCGGTCACTCCAACGCCGATCACGAACCCGTTCTCGACACCGGCAATGATGACTCCGTCGGGGCAAAACTGGTGCGTGGCTAGCCAAACTGCGTCGCAGACGGCGCTGCAGGTGGCTCTGGACTACGCCTGTGGATATGGAGGGGCAGATTGTTCAGCGATTCAGAAAGGTGGGAGCTGCTTCGATCCTGATACCCTGCGTGACCATGCTTCCTATGCGTTCAACGATTACTACCAGAGGAATCCGGTTCCTACCAGTTGCGATTTTGGAGGAACAGCTAGCATTGTCAATGCGGATCCGA GTACTTCGACATGCCATTATCCGTCGACCAG CAGCACGAGCCCATCGCCAGTCGTCAACACAACTTACCCTTCTCCCGCAACTTATCCTTCTCCCTCGGGATCAGACGTTTATGGATCATCTGTTCCTCCATCTACGGAAGAAAGCGACTCCGCCTCGATCTTGAACAGCGTGCAACTTTGGATATCCCTGGTGTGTCTCCTGGTGCTGCTCGGCGATTTATCTGTCAGCAACTAG